A genomic segment from Pollutimonas thiosulfatoxidans encodes:
- a CDS encoding VOC family protein — translation MSRFFGEIRQLGYVVHDIEAAMAYWSGTLGVGPWFYNPQVPIRNYHYEGKQYEPHNSVALANSGFVQVELIQTRNDVPSMYRDFLLQGRTGLQHVAYWTEDYDADLHRAISQGFRPVMSGEVGERGRFVYFDTEYHPGTVIELSEVAGPKGKMFDLIRNASLDWDGSDPVRQFPDLGSL, via the coding sequence ATGAGTCGTTTTTTCGGCGAGATTCGCCAATTGGGTTATGTGGTGCACGATATCGAGGCGGCCATGGCGTACTGGAGCGGTACGCTGGGCGTTGGTCCCTGGTTCTACAACCCGCAGGTACCCATCCGCAATTATCATTACGAAGGCAAGCAATACGAGCCCCATAACTCGGTGGCTTTGGCCAACTCCGGTTTTGTGCAGGTCGAGCTGATACAGACTCGCAACGACGTACCGTCCATGTATCGGGATTTTCTCCTGCAGGGGCGTACCGGCTTGCAGCACGTGGCCTACTGGACCGAAGATTACGACGCCGACCTGCACCGCGCAATCAGCCAAGGCTTCAGGCCTGTCATGAGCGGCGAAGTCGGCGAGCGCGGCCGTTTCGTGTACTTCGATACTGAATACCATCCGGGCACGGTTATCGAGCTGTCGGAGGTCGCTGGCCCCAAGGGCAAAATGTTTGACCTCATCCGCAACGCTTCGCTTGATTGGGACGGCAGCGATCCCGTGCGCCAGTTTCCCGATCTGGGCAGCCTTTAG
- a CDS encoding TRAP transporter large permease codes for MITTSLVLLLVLIGISIPVGAALGLLGLILDPLYSMLPLSRAIGEISWATSNEFLLVAIPLFVMLGEILLRSGLAEKMYNAMSLWLSWLPGGLMHANIGASALFAATSGSSVATAATVGTVAIPQIEKKGYNESLFLGSLAAGGTLGILIPPSINLIIYGVLTNTSVPRLYLAGIIPGLAMAGLFMLAIALACMARPAWGGQKISASWKERMASLVHLVPPLAIFVLVVGSIYAGVATPTEAAALGVVGALILAAFARRLTLAMLREVLEGTMKSTAMIMLIVIGAAFLNFIMSATGLTNALTSTITGLDVSPTTMLLILVVFYLVLGCFMETLSMMIMTIPIVTPIMIALGFDPVWLGIVIIILVEAALITPPVGLNLFVVQSLRKSGSMNDVMIGSLPFVIMLLGMVGFLAWIPDLALWLPRVFS; via the coding sequence ATGATTACGACCTCGCTTGTGCTGCTGCTTGTCCTGATCGGCATCAGCATCCCGGTTGGCGCCGCGCTGGGCCTGTTGGGGCTAATCCTGGATCCCCTGTATTCCATGCTGCCGCTCTCGCGAGCCATTGGCGAGATATCCTGGGCCACCAGCAATGAGTTCCTTCTCGTAGCCATTCCGCTTTTTGTCATGCTGGGCGAAATTTTGCTGCGTTCTGGCCTGGCCGAAAAAATGTACAACGCCATGAGCCTGTGGCTGTCGTGGCTGCCGGGCGGCTTGATGCACGCCAATATCGGTGCCAGCGCCTTGTTTGCCGCCACATCGGGCTCCAGCGTGGCAACCGCGGCAACGGTGGGTACTGTCGCCATACCGCAGATCGAGAAGAAGGGCTACAACGAATCGCTATTTCTGGGAAGTCTGGCCGCCGGCGGCACTTTGGGCATCCTGATACCGCCATCCATTAATCTGATTATCTACGGGGTCCTCACCAACACCTCGGTGCCACGCTTGTATTTGGCAGGGATTATTCCTGGTCTGGCCATGGCGGGACTATTCATGCTTGCCATTGCCTTGGCGTGCATGGCCAGGCCGGCATGGGGCGGACAAAAGATCTCCGCTAGCTGGAAGGAACGCATGGCCAGCCTGGTTCATCTGGTTCCGCCGCTGGCAATCTTTGTGCTGGTGGTCGGGTCGATCTACGCTGGCGTTGCGACGCCAACCGAGGCGGCTGCCCTGGGCGTGGTCGGAGCGCTGATCCTTGCCGCTTTCGCGCGTCGGCTTACGCTGGCGATGCTGCGGGAAGTGCTTGAAGGCACCATGAAATCAACCGCCATGATCATGTTGATTGTTATCGGCGCTGCTTTTTTAAACTTCATCATGTCGGCCACCGGCTTGACCAATGCCTTGACCAGCACCATCACCGGGTTGGACGTTAGCCCCACAACGATGCTGCTGATCCTGGTTGTGTTTTACCTGGTGCTGGGTTGCTTTATGGAAACCCTGTCCATGATGATCATGACCATCCCGATCGTGACACCCATCATGATCGCGCTGGGTTTCGATCCGGTATGGCTGGGTATTGTCATCATTATTCTGGTCGAAGCAGCCTTGATCACGCCGCCAGTCGGCTTGAATCTGTTCGTTGTTCAAAGCCTGCGCAAAAGCGGCAGCATGAATGACGTCATGATAGGCAGCCTGCCTTTTGTCATCATGCTGCTTGGCATGGTTGGTTTCCTGGCCTGGATTCCCGATCTGGCGCTTTGGCTGCCTCGGGTCTTCAGCTAA
- a CDS encoding TRAP transporter large permease, whose translation MMSLSILVLFLVIMLMGVPIAVAMGVSAGMVIWWHDLPLSVLAQRMTNALDSTPLLAVPMFIFAASLFNASGITGHLFDLVRLMVGRIRGGLGQVSVLTSLIFSGMSGAALADIGALGGTQMRLMREQGYRDEFAAGITMASATIGPIFPPSIPLIIFASAAEISAVKLLVAGVIPGLLITIMLMVQIAIMARLQNLPRDTIETSRRLIARKAFVAAPALCAPLILIAGLVSGLFGPTEVAGITVLYALFLGSVVYRQLTVRAVIDAARETVHSTASVLFIVGAAALFAWVLTIDQVPMIATDLLLALSANPIVLLLIVNGLLLVVGMFMESIAAILILAPILTPALLAAGVDPIQLGVVVVLNLMIGLLTPPVGMSLYMVSIVGKMPLHRVIAGAVPFLVPLMLALLLITLVPAVSLWLPGVFLG comes from the coding sequence ATGATGAGCTTGTCCATACTGGTGTTGTTCCTGGTCATCATGTTGATGGGCGTGCCGATTGCGGTGGCCATGGGCGTGTCGGCCGGCATGGTTATATGGTGGCATGACTTACCCCTGTCGGTTTTGGCGCAGCGCATGACTAATGCATTGGACTCCACGCCACTACTTGCCGTGCCAATGTTCATCTTTGCGGCCAGCTTGTTCAATGCATCGGGCATCACCGGCCATCTGTTCGATCTGGTGCGCCTGATGGTTGGGCGCATACGCGGCGGCCTGGGGCAGGTTTCGGTGCTGACCAGCCTGATCTTCTCGGGGATGTCCGGTGCGGCACTGGCCGACATCGGTGCGCTCGGTGGCACACAGATGCGCCTCATGCGAGAGCAGGGCTACCGGGATGAGTTCGCAGCGGGCATTACCATGGCGTCCGCCACCATTGGGCCGATTTTTCCACCCAGCATTCCCTTGATCATCTTTGCGTCGGCCGCCGAAATTTCGGCCGTCAAGCTGCTGGTGGCAGGTGTAATTCCGGGCTTGCTGATTACCATCATGTTGATGGTTCAAATTGCCATCATGGCGCGGCTGCAGAATCTGCCACGCGACACTATCGAAACCAGCCGCCGTCTCATAGCCCGCAAGGCCTTCGTCGCAGCACCGGCGCTATGTGCTCCCCTGATCCTGATTGCCGGGTTGGTCAGCGGTTTGTTCGGACCAACCGAAGTCGCAGGGATCACCGTACTTTATGCATTGTTCCTGGGTTCTGTGGTGTATCGCCAACTGACCGTTCGGGCGGTAATCGATGCCGCTCGCGAGACAGTGCATTCGACCGCCAGTGTGTTGTTCATTGTAGGCGCCGCTGCCTTGTTCGCCTGGGTACTGACCATTGATCAAGTGCCGATGATCGCTACAGATCTTCTGCTGGCGTTGTCGGCCAACCCCATCGTATTGCTGCTGATCGTTAATGGGCTACTGCTGGTAGTGGGCATGTTCATGGAGTCCATCGCTGCCATTCTGATTCTTGCGCCGATCCTCACGCCTGCGTTGTTGGCGGCTGGGGTTGACCCCATACAACTGGGCGTGGTGGTGGTCCTGAATCTGATGATAGGCCTGCTGACACCACCGGTAGGAATGAGTCTTTACATGGTCAGCATTGTGGGCAAGATGCCGCTACATCGCGTCATTGCCGGTGCCGTTCCGTTTCTCGTGCCGCTGATGCTGGCTTTGCTGCTGATCACACTGGTTCCCGCCGTCTCGCTTTGGCTGCCCGGCGTATTCCTGGGCTAA
- a CDS encoding TRAP transporter small permease translates to MSSHTPTPQSGAISRALDVLCRFFERVAIAMLLITTFLVVLQVFGRNLFLAGLPWADELARYGGLGIVYLAIPLLLLHDKHIAVDIISSRLRGGPRYALQVLSEAIIVLFSGFFMVAGYEFLSRAGKFTTPALSMPNLVFYLPTTIGMVLFAAVAVQRLWRAVNRRPVVNSGQESTS, encoded by the coding sequence ATGTCTTCTCATACGCCTACGCCGCAGTCCGGCGCGATCAGCCGTGCATTGGATGTGCTGTGCCGGTTCTTCGAGCGCGTAGCCATCGCCATGCTGCTGATCACTACCTTTCTCGTCGTGCTTCAGGTCTTTGGCCGAAATCTATTTTTGGCCGGCTTGCCATGGGCTGATGAACTCGCACGCTACGGCGGCTTGGGCATTGTGTATCTGGCCATCCCCTTGTTGCTTTTGCATGACAAGCACATCGCGGTGGATATCATTTCTTCCCGGCTGCGAGGTGGGCCGCGTTATGCATTGCAAGTTCTGTCCGAAGCCATCATCGTTTTGTTCTCTGGCTTCTTCATGGTAGCGGGATACGAGTTCCTGTCGCGCGCGGGTAAGTTCACTACCCCGGCGCTCTCCATGCCCAACCTGGTTTTCTATCTTCCTACGACCATCGGCATGGTGTTGTTCGCCGCCGTCGCGGTACAACGCCTGTGGCGGGCGGTCAATCGTCGCCCTGTCGTCAACAGCGGGCAGGAATCGACATCATGA
- a CDS encoding TRAP transporter substrate-binding protein, translating into MITHLPRIARRTLFRAAVLLVMGACAPALSAKSMELRYGHMNSPNSVAGMQAQMFADKVAKYTNGEVTIKVYPSSQLGKMQEMAEATSTGVIAISHNTAGGTGSLYEPFGAFDTPYLYRDVDHLMKVTASDSPLMQEMNEGLIDAAGVRVLYTYYFGTRHLTTNKAVRTPADLSGQKIRALPFPIYMTGVEALGAVPVPVDWSEVPTALATGQVSGQENPVNVVLSNKLYESQSHLMLTGHIMNAQVIVMNQGVWKKLTDAQRQAFEKAALEVRAEATDMVQQQEAEELAKLKELKMTVIGPDEGLELDAFKAAANKLVNERFAGKYGQIYTQIGEIK; encoded by the coding sequence ATGATCACTCATCTGCCCCGCATTGCCCGCAGGACGCTTTTTCGTGCGGCTGTACTCCTGGTCATGGGCGCCTGCGCTCCTGCTCTCAGCGCCAAGTCGATGGAGCTTCGCTATGGCCACATGAATTCGCCTAATAGCGTGGCTGGTATGCAGGCGCAAATGTTTGCCGACAAGGTGGCTAAGTACACTAATGGCGAAGTCACCATCAAGGTGTATCCGTCGTCGCAGTTGGGCAAGATGCAAGAAATGGCGGAAGCCACCTCAACCGGCGTAATCGCGATCTCGCACAATACGGCTGGAGGCACGGGTTCGCTTTACGAGCCGTTCGGTGCGTTCGACACTCCGTATCTGTATCGCGACGTCGATCATTTGATGAAGGTGACGGCCAGCGATTCCCCCTTGATGCAAGAGATGAACGAAGGGCTGATCGACGCGGCTGGCGTCAGGGTGCTCTATACCTATTACTTCGGTACGCGCCACCTTACGACCAACAAGGCGGTACGGACGCCGGCGGACCTAAGCGGACAAAAAATCCGTGCCTTGCCCTTTCCCATATACATGACAGGGGTCGAAGCGCTGGGCGCTGTGCCGGTACCCGTCGACTGGTCGGAGGTTCCCACCGCTTTGGCGACGGGCCAGGTATCGGGCCAAGAGAATCCGGTAAACGTCGTGCTCTCCAACAAGCTTTACGAATCGCAGTCCCACCTGATGCTGACCGGTCACATCATGAACGCGCAAGTCATCGTGATGAACCAAGGCGTATGGAAGAAATTGACCGATGCACAGCGCCAGGCCTTTGAGAAAGCCGCGCTTGAAGTCCGGGCCGAGGCAACCGATATGGTGCAGCAACAAGAAGCGGAAGAGCTCGCAAAGTTAAAGGAGCTCAAAATGACAGTGATCGGTCCGGACGAGGGATTGGAGCTGGATGCTTTCAAGGCTGCTGCCAACAAGCTGGTAAACGAACGTTTTGCCGGTAAATACGGGCAAATCTACACGCAGATCGGCGAGATCAAATAA
- a CDS encoding amidase, with amino-acid sequence MLPTITELQKALTSGATTSTELTQAALARIDDPDGEGKRTFTRVYRDQALASAQASDILRGAGLTRSPIDGLPISIKDLFDVAGETTLAGSVVLKDAPAAEKNATIVQRLVDAGAVIVGKTNMTEFAFSGLGLNPHYGTPSSPWDRETGRIPGGSSSGAGVSVADRMSVAAIGTDTGGSVRIPSAFCGLTGFKPTARRVPSQGSLPLAVSLDSIGPLAASVECCAILDAVLSGAAYTAPQAPQPSQLRFAVPADTVLDGADDHVRGSFESALGRLRDQGAQIEVISLPEFQQLAYINRLGGFVCSEAWAWHRNLLADHADQYDPRVASRMQRGRDMSAADYIELQQTRAAWIASVEQRLQHYDAILMPTVPVVAPVIKDLEASDESYYKTNGLVLRNATLINFLDGCALSLPCHAPGTAPVGLMIAGPAMRDLHILNVGAAVERALT; translated from the coding sequence ATGCTACCTACGATTACTGAGCTGCAGAAGGCCCTGACCAGCGGCGCCACGACGTCCACCGAATTGACCCAGGCCGCCTTGGCGCGCATCGACGATCCCGACGGCGAGGGCAAACGTACGTTTACTCGCGTTTATCGCGACCAAGCGCTGGCCTCGGCGCAGGCTTCGGACATCTTGCGCGGGGCGGGGCTGACACGCTCGCCGATTGATGGCTTGCCCATATCCATCAAGGATTTGTTCGATGTGGCGGGCGAAACCACGCTGGCCGGCTCGGTCGTACTGAAGGATGCTCCTGCCGCAGAAAAGAACGCGACCATTGTGCAACGCCTGGTGGACGCCGGTGCCGTGATCGTGGGCAAGACCAACATGACCGAATTCGCGTTCTCGGGCCTGGGCTTGAATCCGCATTACGGTACGCCCAGCAGTCCGTGGGACCGCGAAACCGGTCGCATACCCGGTGGGTCTTCCTCGGGAGCAGGGGTTTCTGTGGCCGACCGGATGTCGGTGGCAGCCATAGGAACGGATACGGGCGGATCTGTGCGGATACCTTCGGCGTTCTGCGGCCTTACCGGTTTCAAGCCGACGGCTCGTCGTGTGCCTTCGCAAGGATCTTTGCCGCTGGCCGTCAGCCTCGATTCCATAGGCCCGCTGGCTGCCAGTGTGGAGTGCTGCGCCATTCTGGATGCCGTGCTGTCCGGCGCTGCCTACACTGCTCCGCAGGCGCCCCAGCCCTCCCAGCTTCGGTTCGCCGTACCTGCAGACACTGTCTTGGACGGCGCCGACGACCATGTGCGCGGCAGCTTTGAATCGGCACTTGGCCGCTTGCGCGATCAGGGCGCACAAATCGAGGTCATTTCGCTACCGGAATTCCAGCAACTGGCTTACATCAACCGCCTGGGTGGATTCGTATGCTCGGAGGCCTGGGCCTGGCATCGCAATCTGCTTGCCGATCATGCAGACCAGTACGACCCGCGTGTCGCGTCGCGCATGCAAAGGGGCCGAGACATGTCGGCGGCCGACTATATCGAGCTGCAACAGACCCGTGCTGCTTGGATAGCGTCAGTAGAGCAGCGCTTGCAGCACTACGATGCGATCCTCATGCCCACGGTGCCCGTCGTCGCACCCGTCATCAAGGATCTCGAAGCGTCGGACGAGAGCTATTACAAAACCAATGGCTTGGTCCTGCGCAACGCGACATTGATCAACTTCCTCGATGGCTGCGCCTTGTCGCTGCCTTGCCATGCACCAGGCACCGCGCCGGTCGGCTTGATGATCGCCGGCCCGGCCATGCGCGACCTGCATATATTGAATGTGGGTGCGGCGGTGGAACGCGCGCTGACGTGA
- a CDS encoding LacI family DNA-binding transcriptional regulator — protein MKGPQTSRVVIADVAQQAGVSTATVDRVLNHRPGVRPATVQLVLKAAAQLGYLPQDDLYKALRPQPLRLAFILPAGTNRFLNMLGDYVDIAHEQFEPFNVQCRCRYVEGFNPQVLVDTLLREGRRVDGVAFMALEHPLVREAVNTLADKNVHAVTLISDLSSSRRAAYVGLDNRAAGRTAGLLLGRFIGPRSGKVAMIAGSRHYRGHEEREMGFQHILEEKFPSLQVVGLREGHDDAGTNYRQTRQLLEQHPELAGIYNIGGASDGVARALKEVGRDQSVVFVGHGLTPDTRALLVDGSMDALINQNLHSTIMNSVRIFANLREGREAMAGVEAMQISVVFNENLP, from the coding sequence ATGAAAGGCCCTCAAACATCTCGGGTGGTGATTGCTGATGTCGCGCAACAAGCCGGGGTGTCGACGGCAACCGTAGATCGCGTGCTTAACCATCGCCCCGGAGTCAGGCCGGCAACCGTACAGCTGGTTCTCAAGGCAGCGGCACAACTGGGCTATCTGCCACAGGACGACTTGTATAAAGCCTTGCGTCCGCAACCTTTGCGCCTGGCGTTCATCTTGCCTGCAGGCACGAACCGCTTCTTGAACATGCTCGGCGATTACGTCGACATCGCGCATGAACAGTTCGAGCCCTTTAACGTGCAATGCCGCTGCCGCTATGTCGAGGGGTTCAACCCGCAAGTGCTCGTGGACACCCTGTTGCGAGAGGGGCGGCGTGTAGACGGCGTCGCCTTCATGGCTTTGGAGCATCCTTTGGTGCGCGAAGCAGTAAATACGCTCGCCGATAAGAACGTACACGCTGTGACTCTTATTTCCGACCTGTCCAGTTCCCGCAGGGCCGCCTATGTTGGATTGGACAACCGTGCCGCAGGACGAACTGCCGGTTTGCTGCTGGGCCGCTTTATCGGGCCGCGTTCCGGCAAGGTGGCTATGATCGCCGGCAGCCGACACTATCGGGGACATGAGGAACGCGAGATGGGCTTCCAACACATTCTGGAAGAGAAGTTCCCCAGCTTGCAGGTGGTAGGACTACGCGAAGGCCATGATGACGCCGGCACCAATTACCGCCAGACTCGTCAATTGCTTGAGCAGCACCCTGAACTTGCGGGCATCTATAACATTGGCGGCGCGTCCGATGGCGTCGCGCGCGCCCTCAAAGAAGTCGGCCGGGATCAAAGTGTGGTGTTCGTGGGCCACGGCCTGACACCCGATACGCGCGCGCTCCTGGTGGACGGATCTATGGATGCACTGATCAATCAAAACCTGCACTCCACCATCATGAACAGCGTGCGTATCTTCGCCAATTTACGCGAAGGCCGCGAAGCCATGGCGGGGGTTGAAGCCATGCAGATCAGCGTGGTCTTCAACGAAAACCTTCCTTGA
- a CDS encoding DUF2848 domain-containing protein, with amino-acid sequence MNLSFQLAAIGQPVAGDLTVDITNCIVAGWAGRDQAAIEHHIEELAELGVPRPSAVPLYYRIASNQLTQEHSVQVVGDGSSGEVEVFVFSDQGRMYVSLVSDHTDRKLESHSIALSKQLCVKPVGREAWRFDDVADHWDELVLRSWIEESGQTVLYQEGTLAELRHPQDLIQGYFGQDIIPEHSGMTCGTMGAIGGIRHAPSFMMELFDPRLQRSLKHRYTLEILPEVA; translated from the coding sequence ATGAATCTTTCCTTCCAACTAGCAGCCATTGGCCAGCCGGTCGCCGGCGATCTTACGGTTGATATCACGAACTGCATCGTCGCCGGGTGGGCCGGACGCGACCAGGCCGCCATCGAGCACCACATCGAGGAACTGGCCGAGCTGGGCGTCCCGCGGCCCAGCGCTGTGCCCTTGTATTACCGCATTGCTTCCAATCAGCTTACGCAGGAACACTCGGTGCAAGTGGTCGGAGACGGTTCATCGGGCGAGGTCGAGGTCTTTGTTTTCTCGGACCAAGGCCGCATGTATGTCAGCCTGGTTTCCGATCATACCGATCGCAAGCTGGAATCCCACAGCATTGCGTTGTCCAAGCAGTTGTGCGTAAAGCCGGTGGGGCGCGAGGCATGGCGTTTCGACGATGTGGCGGACCACTGGGACGAACTGGTTCTGCGGTCCTGGATCGAAGAAAGCGGCCAGACCGTGCTGTACCAGGAAGGGACGCTGGCAGAGTTGCGCCATCCACAAGACCTGATCCAGGGTTACTTCGGCCAGGACATCATCCCCGAGCACAGTGGGATGACCTGCGGCACGATGGGCGCCATCGGCGGCATACGCCACGCGCCATCCTTTATGATGGAGCTCTTCGATCCCCGCCTCCAGCGCAGCCTCAAGCACCGCTATACGCTTGAAATCCTGCCCGAAGTGGCCTGA
- a CDS encoding TRAP transporter substrate-binding protein, producing MKKVLLSTLAASTMLLGTAAIAQEKVADLPKTQLQVVGGLSNLTAYQNFEQPMWTKTIPELSNGQVTADIKGFNEMGLKGPEILRLIGQGVIPIGTATLAYFASDNPINEAIDLAGLAPNVDVAREVTDAFQPVYEEFYGKNNIKVLGLSTYPGQVLFCNAEISGLADVKGKKVRTSSRTTAEFVQALGGTSVTIPFGEVVPALQNGVVDCAITGSMSGYSAKWYEVSTHLYALPINWNQQIHAANLDYWNKLDPKVQDFVQKNIDVMTDQIWEAAGRETQEGYDCNTGAAACSQPVKGKMKLVEPTAADRELLKKITAETVVPKWAARCSDECVKGFNETIGKKLGITASK from the coding sequence ATGAAAAAAGTGCTTTTATCAACACTGGCCGCCAGCACCATGCTGCTTGGCACCGCCGCCATCGCGCAAGAGAAAGTTGCCGACCTGCCCAAGACCCAATTGCAAGTCGTGGGCGGCTTGAGCAACCTGACGGCTTACCAGAATTTCGAGCAGCCGATGTGGACCAAGACCATACCGGAACTGTCGAATGGGCAGGTCACGGCCGACATCAAGGGCTTTAACGAGATGGGGCTGAAGGGTCCCGAGATCTTGCGCCTAATCGGGCAGGGCGTCATACCCATCGGTACGGCCACGCTGGCGTATTTTGCCAGCGACAACCCGATCAATGAAGCAATCGATCTGGCCGGCCTGGCTCCCAATGTGGACGTCGCACGCGAAGTCACCGACGCGTTCCAGCCGGTCTATGAAGAGTTCTATGGCAAGAACAACATTAAGGTGCTGGGCCTGTCCACCTACCCCGGTCAGGTACTTTTTTGCAATGCCGAGATCTCTGGCCTGGCCGACGTGAAGGGCAAGAAAGTGCGTACTAGCAGCAGAACCACAGCAGAGTTCGTGCAGGCGCTGGGCGGTACCAGCGTGACCATACCTTTCGGCGAAGTCGTACCGGCCTTGCAGAACGGGGTGGTGGATTGCGCGATTACCGGCTCCATGTCCGGGTATTCGGCAAAATGGTATGAAGTCAGCACGCACCTGTATGCCCTGCCTATCAACTGGAATCAACAGATTCACGCCGCTAACCTGGACTACTGGAACAAGCTTGATCCCAAGGTGCAGGACTTCGTGCAGAAGAATATCGATGTCATGACCGACCAGATATGGGAAGCTGCGGGCCGCGAAACCCAGGAAGGCTACGATTGCAATACCGGCGCTGCGGCTTGCTCGCAGCCGGTCAAGGGCAAGATGAAGTTGGTCGAACCCACAGCAGCCGACCGCGAACTGCTCAAGAAAATCACGGCTGAAACCGTTGTTCCCAAATGGGCGGCTCGCTGCTCTGATGAATGTGTCAAAGGCTTTAACGAAACCATAGGTAAAAAACTGGGCATCACAGCCAGCAAATAG
- a CDS encoding TRAP transporter small permease subunit, with protein sequence MNITTERYVLLDRLLRAANSFSRVAIWVAGSLTLASALYITADVITRKFFSIALGGSDELSGYAFAISISWALAFATLQRANIRIDALYQLLPVRLCALLDWIALVGLSVFIIYLTRYAADVALLSWDRNATANTVMATPLWIPQSLWVIGLVWLCLVLALMLIRSSIALITGDLVTVRAISGIRSSKEEADEEADAGRRMVRGDFQ encoded by the coding sequence ATGAACATTACGACCGAACGCTACGTTTTGCTGGATCGGCTGCTGCGGGCAGCCAACTCGTTTTCGCGCGTGGCCATATGGGTCGCGGGCAGCCTTACCCTGGCAAGTGCCCTGTACATCACTGCCGACGTCATTACCCGAAAGTTTTTCAGTATCGCGCTGGGCGGTTCCGACGAGCTGTCCGGCTACGCCTTTGCCATCAGTATTTCGTGGGCGCTGGCATTTGCCACGCTGCAGCGTGCCAACATACGCATCGATGCGCTCTACCAGCTTCTTCCAGTGCGCCTGTGCGCGCTGCTCGACTGGATCGCCCTGGTGGGCTTGTCCGTCTTCATTATTTACTTGACACGTTACGCTGCGGATGTCGCGCTGCTGTCCTGGGATCGAAACGCCACTGCGAATACGGTGATGGCAACGCCGCTGTGGATACCGCAGTCGCTTTGGGTCATCGGGCTGGTCTGGCTTTGCCTCGTACTGGCATTGATGTTGATACGCTCATCCATCGCTTTGATTACCGGCGACCTTGTTACTGTCAGAGCGATTTCCGGCATCCGCAGCTCGAAAGAAGAAGCCGACGAAGAGGCCGACGCGGGCCGACGCATGGTGCGAGGAGACTTTCAATGA